One Methylocaldum marinum DNA window includes the following coding sequences:
- the gmd gene encoding GDP-mannose 4,6-dehydratase, protein MGSKTALVTGITGQDGAYLAELLLNKGYVVHGIKRRASLFNTDRIDHLYQDPHVENRNFILHYGDLTDSTSLIRVIQQIQPDEIYNLAAQSHVAVSFEEPEYTANSDALGALRILEAVRILGLERKTRFYQASTSELYGLVQEIPQTETTPFYPRSPYAAAKLYAYWITVNYREAYGLYACNGILFNHESPIRGETFVTRKITRAVARIKLGLQDKLYLGNLDAKRDWGHARDYVEAQWLMLQQDTPEDYVIATGEQHSVREFVQLAFGEVGIEIGWEGQGVDEVGIATSGLSRAVYGKYRNPVVVAVDPRYFRPSEVETLLGDPSKAKRQLGWHPKTSFRELVSEMMREDLKQAEKDELCRREGYRTYDYHE, encoded by the coding sequence ATGGGAAGTAAGACTGCTTTAGTGACCGGTATCACCGGGCAGGATGGCGCCTATCTCGCCGAGTTGTTGCTGAACAAGGGCTATGTTGTCCACGGCATTAAAAGACGGGCATCTTTATTTAACACAGACCGCATAGACCACCTATATCAAGATCCACACGTCGAGAACCGTAACTTTATCCTGCATTATGGAGACTTGACGGATTCGACCAGCCTGATACGTGTAATTCAGCAAATACAACCGGATGAGATATACAACCTGGCGGCTCAGAGCCATGTCGCCGTGTCGTTCGAGGAGCCGGAATATACGGCGAATTCGGATGCGTTAGGAGCTCTGCGGATTCTGGAAGCGGTCCGCATTTTAGGTTTGGAAAGGAAAACCCGTTTCTATCAGGCCTCCACCTCCGAGCTTTACGGCCTCGTCCAAGAAATTCCACAGACGGAAACCACACCGTTTTATCCCAGATCACCGTATGCAGCGGCTAAGCTCTACGCCTATTGGATTACCGTAAATTATCGGGAAGCCTATGGTTTGTATGCTTGCAACGGCATTTTGTTCAATCATGAATCACCGATTCGCGGAGAAACCTTCGTTACGAGGAAGATTACCCGTGCCGTTGCGCGTATCAAGCTGGGGCTTCAGGACAAACTTTATCTAGGCAACCTGGACGCCAAACGAGATTGGGGCCATGCACGTGATTACGTGGAGGCCCAGTGGCTGATGTTACAGCAGGACACGCCTGAGGATTACGTGATTGCAACGGGGGAGCAGCATTCGGTTCGTGAATTCGTCCAGCTAGCGTTTGGCGAGGTTGGAATCGAGATTGGATGGGAAGGGCAGGGTGTTGACGAAGTGGGGATTGCCACATCGGGTCTAAGCAGAGCGGTATATGGAAAATATCGAAACCCTGTCGTCGTGGCTGTCGACCCTCGTTATTTCCGCCCCAGCGAAGTAGAAACCCTTCTCGGTGATCCATCCAAGGCAAAACGTCAGTTGGGATGGCATCCCAAAACCAGTTTCAGGGAACTCGTTTCTGAGATGATGCGCGAGGATCTCAAGCAGGCTGAGAAGGACGAGTTGTGCCGCCGCGAAGGTTATCGCACTTACGATTATCACGAATAA
- a CDS encoding NAD-dependent epimerase/dehydratase family protein: MVSDNVYYKHMGMVRFYKKFFRHQYPAAVMWLVMAGIAVRYSTKSLVVMITPKMKIGRTDSNREITEINAASVGWPKADRTCPSSPATALTKLSPYRTNAPEANLAKCNSPDGCRLGQPDDTGQEEDLSHQLSTQTVRLDNMGNQSFPNACPEPTESTEPAAPTRRAIVTGATSLIGDFLLPALVRSGFEVHAISRKPPIAGTCNRCVIVWHRQDIGNGGLRETYGADVLIHLAPLWALPPLLDRLAGSGIKRILAFSSTSLFTKEKSGSEQERQMVSKLKKAEEDLQSFCTERNISWTIFRPTLVYSLGRDKNVTTIARFIKRFRFFPLVGAGDGLRQPVHAEDLALACLDAIDNPKTFNKSYNLSGGEVLTYRDMVIRISGHLGTKCKIIHIPLPLMRFALGWLSNLPGYQKITPEAANRINLDMCFDHHNAVSDINFAPRYFLEY, from the coding sequence GTGGTTTCCGATAATGTCTATTATAAGCACATGGGGATGGTCCGCTTTTATAAAAAGTTTTTCCGCCATCAATATCCGGCCGCTGTCATGTGGCTAGTCATGGCAGGTATTGCTGTTCGATATTCCACAAAGTCGCTAGTGGTTATGATCACTCCGAAAATGAAGATCGGCCGTACAGACTCTAATCGGGAAATAACCGAGATAAATGCAGCTTCCGTAGGATGGCCAAAGGCCGATAGGACGTGCCCGTCATCCCCGGCGACAGCGCTAACAAAACTCTCACCCTACCGGACAAATGCTCCGGAAGCAAATTTAGCCAAGTGCAACTCGCCCGACGGCTGTCGGCTAGGACAGCCCGACGACACCGGTCAGGAAGAGGACCTTTCACATCAACTATCAACACAGACCGTGCGCCTCGATAACATGGGAAATCAGAGTTTTCCGAATGCCTGTCCTGAACCAACCGAATCTACTGAACCTGCGGCTCCCACCCGACGCGCAATCGTCACCGGAGCCACCAGCTTGATCGGCGATTTTTTATTACCAGCGTTGGTTCGATCGGGTTTCGAGGTTCACGCCATAAGCCGAAAACCGCCGATTGCAGGGACTTGCAATCGTTGCGTCATCGTTTGGCATCGGCAGGATATCGGGAATGGCGGTTTGCGCGAAACCTACGGGGCCGATGTATTGATCCATTTGGCCCCTTTATGGGCCTTACCGCCTTTACTGGACCGTCTCGCCGGAAGCGGGATCAAACGTATCCTCGCCTTCAGTTCGACCAGCCTTTTCACCAAAGAGAAATCGGGCTCGGAGCAAGAGCGCCAAATGGTAAGTAAACTAAAAAAAGCCGAGGAAGACCTGCAATCTTTTTGCACCGAACGGAATATCAGTTGGACCATTTTTCGTCCCACACTGGTCTACAGCTTGGGAAGAGATAAGAATGTCACGACAATCGCCCGTTTCATCAAGCGATTCCGGTTCTTTCCCCTGGTCGGAGCGGGCGACGGATTACGCCAGCCGGTTCATGCAGAAGATTTGGCGCTCGCTTGCCTCGATGCGATCGACAATCCGAAAACATTCAACAAGTCTTACAACCTGAGCGGCGGAGAAGTTCTCACTTACCGGGACATGGTCATTCGCATATCCGGGCATCTTGGAACCAAATGCAAGATCATCCACATACCTCTACCGCTTATGAGATTTGCTCTGGGTTGGCTATCGAATCTTCCGGGTTATCAAAAAATAACGCCGGAAGCGGCAAATCGCATAAACTTGGATATGTGCTTTGATCATCACAACGCGGTTTCTGATATTAACTTTGCCCCGCGCTATTTCCTAGAATATTAA
- a CDS encoding helix-turn-helix domain-containing protein, translated as MLSYEDVKQKPKTLMAMTSLKASEFEELLVSFAATWAEETGRNLTKGGRPPIIASMADRLLFILFYLKTYPLQEVIAHLFGMSQPQANFTIHLLSRVLNKTLDARGHKPARLTEEMLSRLEQEARQDLGIDGTERRINRPVNDLGQRIHYSGKKNATL; from the coding sequence ATGCTTTCCTACGAAGACGTGAAGCAAAAGCCGAAGACATTGATGGCCATGACCAGTCTGAAGGCCTCCGAGTTTGAGGAACTCTTGGTTTCTTTTGCGGCGACATGGGCCGAAGAAACCGGCAGGAATCTGACTAAAGGAGGGCGTCCGCCGATTATCGCGAGCATGGCCGACCGGCTGCTGTTCATCCTGTTCTATCTGAAGACCTACCCTCTGCAAGAGGTCATCGCGCATCTGTTCGGCATGAGCCAACCCCAGGCCAACTTCACGATCCACCTGTTGAGCAGGGTGCTCAACAAGACACTTGACGCCCGCGGGCACAAGCCCGCCCGGCTCACCGAGGAGATGCTGTCCAGGCTGGAGCAGGAGGCGCGGCAGGACTTGGGCATAGACGGGACGGAAAGGCGCATCAACCGCCCCGTCAACGACCTGGGGCAACGCATCCACTACAGCGGTAAAAAAAATGCCACACTGTGA
- a CDS encoding glycosyltransferase, with amino-acid sequence MQFSIAIPVFRQAEFLPTALASIRAQTSQFQLSVMDATPDDSVQKILESHRDILSYHRYGPDSGQSEAIQEGWDNTSGDIVAWLCADDYYFPYTLQEVERVFTEQPNIDVVYGDSVFVDRSGQFSKYFPEIADDISLIKRSCCISQPSCFIRRTALNKVGPLNRDLHYIMDWDLWTRLYNIGAKFYYLKKPLSAVRMYQETKTASGSKARYIEIYNHLKHHADLIHTIRSLLGFYYQDLASKQRSFKEQIEFSSINLIRFIKRHLNQRSPSTRQVLYGIESYSHRVHRVCDIFLPWYREVYPQNLTIQCKDAPGLELLINGDSPRTLFRSGDKLVYVSADLVSIKNVIHFRLMTPSNICWQLLAIHLD; translated from the coding sequence GTGCAATTCAGCATCGCAATACCTGTATTCCGTCAAGCCGAATTTCTTCCCACGGCGCTCGCAAGTATTCGAGCACAAACTAGCCAATTTCAGCTATCTGTGATGGACGCGACTCCTGACGATAGCGTCCAAAAAATTCTGGAAAGCCATCGAGATATCCTGAGCTATCACCGGTATGGTCCTGACAGCGGCCAGTCCGAGGCTATTCAAGAGGGTTGGGATAACACCTCTGGCGACATCGTCGCGTGGCTATGCGCCGACGATTATTATTTTCCGTATACCTTGCAAGAGGTTGAAAGAGTTTTCACTGAACAACCGAATATCGATGTTGTTTATGGTGACTCCGTATTTGTCGATCGGTCTGGGCAGTTTTCGAAATATTTCCCGGAAATCGCCGACGATATCTCGTTAATTAAACGAAGTTGTTGTATCTCGCAACCCTCTTGCTTTATTCGGCGAACGGCTTTGAATAAGGTGGGACCGCTTAATCGGGATTTGCACTACATCATGGATTGGGATTTGTGGACTCGGCTCTATAACATAGGCGCAAAATTTTATTATTTAAAAAAGCCCTTGTCCGCTGTCCGAATGTATCAGGAAACCAAGACGGCCAGTGGATCTAAGGCGAGATATATTGAAATATACAATCACTTAAAGCATCACGCTGATCTAATACATACAATTCGTTCGCTGCTTGGATTTTATTATCAGGATCTTGCATCAAAGCAACGATCTTTTAAAGAACAAATTGAATTCAGTAGCATAAATCTTATTCGTTTCATCAAGCGTCATTTAAATCAGCGGTCGCCGTCGACACGGCAAGTGCTTTATGGTATCGAATCCTATTCGCACCGGGTTCATCGTGTATGCGACATTTTTTTACCCTGGTATAGGGAAGTATATCCACAGAATCTAACTATTCAGTGTAAGGACGCTCCTGGTCTGGAACTACTCATTAACGGAGATTCGCCTAGAACTTTATTTCGAAGTGGTGACAAACTAGTGTATGTCAGCGCCGACCTTGTCAGCATTAAGAATGTGATACATTTCCGGTTAATGACGCCTAGTAATATATGTTGGCAGTTATTGGCCATACATCTGGATTGA
- a CDS encoding transposase family protein, with the protein MKNNLVGGLEDRQVKYLGSTHEGKKHDKKICDEEGTRFPDGVELYRDSGFQGHELANVTVHQPKKRPRNGRLSADDQEANRLHSSIRVIIEHIISGIKRCRVVKDVFRNTKEGYDDVVIELACGLHNYRSYCRNQSY; encoded by the coding sequence GTGAAGAACAACCTTGTCGGCGGCCTGGAGGACAGGCAGGTCAAGTACTTGGGTTCGACCCATGAGGGCAAGAAGCACGACAAGAAGATCTGCGACGAAGAAGGGACCCGGTTCCCCGACGGCGTCGAGCTGTATCGCGACAGCGGCTTCCAGGGACACGAACTGGCGAATGTCACAGTCCACCAGCCGAAGAAGAGGCCGCGCAACGGCCGGCTTTCGGCCGACGACCAGGAGGCCAACCGGCTCCACTCAAGCATCCGCGTGATCATCGAACACATCATCTCGGGAATCAAGCGGTGCCGCGTCGTCAAAGACGTGTTCAGGAACACCAAGGAAGGCTACGACGATGTCGTCATTGAATTGGCCTGCGGCCTGCACAATTACAGGAGCTACTGCCGAAACCAGAGTTATTGA
- a CDS encoding IS4 family transposase yields the protein MAWAKDEFGGAVLGDSRLTKRLIRLADDLSSNPTASIPIACGGWGETKAAYRLLDNEALDWRAMLEAHRAPTIGRMVGLERVLCLQDTTELDFTSQPGIVGLGRLSYERQHGMYLHPTLAVSENGVALGVLDAWMWARKPKSEADVPESLRWIEGYERVAELAAQVPSTRLVYVADREGDIRALLDRAAALGHPADYLVRARHDRVLAEGGKLRAQVESQSALGEVEFALPPAPGRKGRTVMQSLRMARVTLARCGSKTCEVTVILAREESPPAGEKPIEWLLLTNEAVETLDEACLRIAWYRRRWLVEIFFRILKSGCRVEALQLATVERLERALVVYLIIAWRILHLVTLGRDCPQLPCEVVFAPEEWQAAWLVAKRQPPPETPPTLGEMTRMVAGFGGFLGRKGDGHPGPKALWEGMLKLMAYVEAFQAARNVYGVG from the coding sequence GTGGCGTGGGCGAAAGATGAGTTTGGCGGGGCGGTGTTGGGAGACTCACGCTTGACGAAGCGATTGATCCGGCTGGCCGACGATTTGTCGTCGAATCCGACGGCGAGCATCCCCATCGCTTGTGGCGGCTGGGGGGAGACCAAGGCAGCTTATCGGTTGTTGGACAATGAGGCGCTGGACTGGCGCGCCATGCTGGAGGCGCATCGCGCACCGACAATCGGCCGAATGGTCGGCCTGGAGCGGGTGCTGTGCCTGCAGGATACGACGGAGTTGGATTTTACCAGCCAGCCTGGGATCGTGGGCCTGGGGCGCTTGAGCTATGAGCGGCAACACGGGATGTACCTGCATCCGACTCTGGCGGTGAGTGAAAATGGGGTGGCGTTGGGGGTGCTGGACGCCTGGATGTGGGCGCGCAAGCCCAAGAGCGAGGCGGACGTGCCGGAAAGCCTGCGCTGGATCGAAGGCTATGAGCGGGTGGCAGAACTGGCGGCACAGGTTCCTTCGACCCGATTGGTCTATGTAGCCGACCGCGAGGGAGACATCCGTGCGCTGTTGGACCGCGCGGCGGCGCTGGGGCATCCGGCGGATTATCTGGTGCGGGCGCGGCATGACCGGGTGCTGGCCGAGGGTGGGAAACTGCGCGCCCAAGTGGAAAGCCAGTCGGCGCTAGGGGAGGTGGAATTTGCCTTGCCGCCGGCGCCGGGGCGGAAGGGCCGGACCGTGATGCAAAGCCTGCGCATGGCGCGGGTGACGCTGGCGCGGTGCGGTAGCAAAACCTGCGAGGTCACTGTGATCTTGGCGCGGGAGGAGTCGCCGCCGGCCGGCGAGAAGCCCATCGAGTGGCTGTTGCTCACCAATGAAGCAGTCGAGACCCTAGACGAGGCGTGTCTGCGCATCGCCTGGTACCGCCGGCGCTGGCTGGTAGAGATTTTCTTCCGCATTTTGAAAAGCGGCTGCCGGGTCGAGGCCCTGCAATTGGCGACGGTGGAGCGCTTGGAACGAGCGTTGGTGGTTTATCTGATCATCGCCTGGCGGATTCTGCACTTGGTTACGCTGGGCCGCGACTGTCCGCAGTTGCCTTGCGAGGTCGTTTTCGCTCCCGAGGAATGGCAGGCGGCGTGGTTGGTGGCGAAACGCCAGCCGCCGCCCGAAACGCCGCCTACGCTAGGGGAGATGACCCGGATGGTCGCCGGCTTCGGCGGCTTCCTGGGACGCAAGGGCGACGGCCATCCCGGCCCCAAGGCGCTTTGGGAGGGCATGCTGAAGCTCATGGCGTACGTTGAGGCGTTTCAGGCCGCCCGCAATGTCTATGGCGTCGGCTGA
- a CDS encoding GDP-L-fucose synthase family protein, giving the protein MDKQDKIYVAGHTGLVGSAIYRNLKARGYNNIVTRSHTELDLTNQAAVQAFFEGERPDCVLLCAAKVGGILANSTYPAQFIYENLAIQTNVVHAAMQVGVSRLLFLGSSCIYPRDCPQPIREDYLLSGPLELTNRPYAIAKIAGIEMCWAYNREYGTRYLAVMPTNLYGPGDNYDLETSHVLPALIRKMHEAKDADDGEVVVWGKGTPRREFLYSDDLADAVLHLMTLPDDQFSAICASLDHPPLINIGCGEDLSIRELAELIREIVGFKGKIVWDATKPDGTPRKLLDVTRLSELGWRATTSLQEAPHYPQVS; this is encoded by the coding sequence ATGGACAAGCAGGACAAGATATATGTGGCTGGTCACACTGGCTTGGTAGGATCGGCTATCTATCGCAATTTGAAGGCTCGCGGTTACAACAATATCGTTACCCGAAGCCACACAGAGTTGGATCTGACAAATCAGGCGGCAGTCCAGGCGTTTTTTGAAGGGGAGCGCCCGGATTGCGTGTTGTTGTGTGCCGCCAAGGTTGGGGGGATTCTTGCCAATTCCACGTACCCGGCGCAGTTCATCTACGAAAACCTGGCCATCCAGACCAATGTGGTCCATGCGGCAATGCAAGTTGGTGTTAGTAGGCTGTTATTTCTAGGGTCTTCTTGCATTTATCCGCGCGACTGCCCGCAACCAATACGGGAAGACTATTTGCTTTCGGGTCCACTGGAGCTCACCAATCGGCCCTACGCGATTGCCAAGATCGCTGGCATCGAAATGTGCTGGGCATATAATCGCGAATACGGTACGCGTTATTTGGCAGTTATGCCCACCAATCTCTACGGTCCGGGGGATAACTACGATCTTGAGACATCACATGTGCTGCCGGCTTTGATCCGGAAGATGCACGAAGCAAAAGATGCGGATGACGGTGAAGTTGTCGTTTGGGGAAAAGGAACTCCAAGAAGAGAATTCCTGTACAGCGATGATTTAGCAGACGCTGTGCTCCATCTCATGACCCTTCCTGACGATCAGTTTTCCGCTATTTGTGCGTCCCTCGATCACCCACCGCTGATCAATATTGGCTGCGGTGAGGACCTCTCGATCCGAGAACTTGCCGAGCTGATCCGTGAAATTGTCGGTTTTAAGGGCAAGATCGTGTGGGATGCCACTAAACCCGACGGCACTCCACGTAAGTTGCTCGATGTTACGCGACTGAGCGAACTCGGATGGCGAGCAACCACATCCCTTCAAGAGGCACCCCATTACCCACAAGTCTCCTGA
- a CDS encoding glycosyltransferase family 2 protein — protein MPKVAVIIVSWDSAPFLSKCLASLREQTFQEFRTIVIHNGEFNDTLVSAQSTLESAEIICLGKNRGFAAGNNVAAQLLKGKDCDWIALLNPDAFPEPNWLDNLLKATIAYPEYSFFGSRLVVAHDPTLLDGVGDAYHTSGLVWRRGHGSTAINSYEEPEEIFSPCAAAALYRKDAFLEVGGFDEDFFCYVEDVDLGFRMRLAGHRCLYVPDAVVAHVGSASTGRHSDFSIYHGHRNIVWTYIKNMPFPLFWIYLPQHLFLNIISVIWFVFFGQTRVILNAKIDAVKGIPVMLEKRRTIQRSRKIKAFDVRKIMNKGVAGRHQLLGIQNKVKRLINKVVISRLKSKII, from the coding sequence ATGCCGAAGGTCGCCGTAATCATCGTTAGCTGGGATTCTGCTCCTTTCTTGAGCAAGTGTCTGGCTTCGCTTCGAGAACAAACATTTCAAGAATTCCGCACAATCGTTATCCATAATGGAGAATTTAACGACACCTTAGTTAGTGCACAATCCACGCTGGAGTCTGCTGAGATAATTTGTTTAGGGAAAAATAGAGGATTTGCTGCTGGAAATAATGTGGCGGCTCAGTTATTGAAGGGCAAGGATTGTGATTGGATCGCTCTGTTGAATCCGGACGCGTTTCCGGAACCCAACTGGCTCGACAATTTACTCAAGGCAACGATTGCTTATCCGGAATATTCGTTTTTTGGAAGCCGCTTAGTAGTCGCGCATGATCCAACATTATTGGATGGGGTCGGAGACGCTTACCATACAAGTGGATTAGTATGGCGGAGAGGGCATGGATCTACAGCCATAAACAGTTATGAAGAGCCCGAAGAGATTTTCTCGCCCTGTGCGGCAGCAGCGCTTTACCGTAAGGATGCTTTCCTGGAGGTGGGAGGATTTGATGAGGATTTTTTCTGTTATGTTGAGGATGTAGACCTAGGCTTCCGTATGCGTCTTGCAGGACATCGCTGCCTTTATGTGCCTGATGCTGTTGTTGCGCACGTTGGTTCAGCTTCAACAGGTCGGCACAGTGATTTCTCAATCTATCACGGCCATCGCAATATCGTATGGACATATATAAAAAATATGCCATTTCCTTTATTCTGGATTTACCTTCCCCAGCATCTATTTTTAAATATAATAAGCGTAATTTGGTTTGTGTTTTTCGGCCAGACTCGAGTGATATTAAATGCGAAAATAGATGCAGTAAAAGGCATTCCGGTTATGCTAGAAAAACGGAGGACCATTCAGCGCAGTAGAAAGATCAAAGCCTTTGATGTTAGGAAAATAATGAATAAGGGAGTTGCCGGTAGGCATCAGCTATTAGGGATACAAAATAAAGTTAAGAGATTAATAAATAAGGTGGTGATAAGTAGATTGAAGTCCAAAATAATATAA